From a region of the bacterium genome:
- a CDS encoding PrsW family intramembrane metalloprotease: MTWNDLIPPVLMAPGAHPGWRVALALLPVLLMLAALVGLDSFRLVRGRRVAAALGAGGAAALVAYVGNTLVLEVTALSATAFAVGVAPVVEEGLKGLWVAGEIRAGRVGFLVDAAILGFATGAGFAVVENVYYLHLLGDVPLVVFAIRGLGTALMHGGTTAILAVILRGRSGTGRLLPAAAGLALAVVVHAAFNHLMRAPVPTTLALAVGMPLLLLGVYRQGERRLRAWLGEGFDRDRELLGLIRSGQVHASPLGQYLLSLRTTFPADLVADMLCLLRLQVELSLRAKGTLLLRAEGLRPRPDPDLPGKLDEVRHLEHRIGRTGQLALRPVCHWQGADRWQSFFVSEENRG; the protein is encoded by the coding sequence TTGACATGGAATGACCTGATCCCGCCGGTGCTGATGGCGCCGGGCGCGCATCCGGGCTGGCGCGTCGCCCTGGCGCTGCTGCCGGTGCTGCTGATGCTCGCGGCCCTGGTGGGCCTGGACAGCTTCCGGCTGGTGCGGGGCCGGCGAGTGGCGGCGGCCCTGGGCGCCGGCGGCGCCGCCGCCCTGGTGGCCTACGTGGGCAACACCCTGGTGCTCGAGGTGACGGCGCTGTCGGCCACGGCCTTCGCCGTCGGCGTCGCGCCGGTCGTCGAGGAGGGGCTCAAGGGGCTGTGGGTGGCGGGGGAGATCCGCGCCGGCCGCGTGGGATTCCTGGTCGACGCGGCCATCCTCGGCTTCGCCACCGGCGCCGGCTTCGCCGTGGTCGAGAACGTCTACTACCTGCACCTGCTGGGCGACGTGCCCCTGGTCGTCTTCGCCATCCGCGGCCTGGGCACCGCCCTGATGCACGGGGGCACGACGGCGATCCTGGCCGTCATCCTGCGCGGACGGTCCGGGACGGGGCGCCTGCTGCCGGCGGCGGCGGGTCTGGCCCTGGCGGTGGTCGTGCATGCGGCCTTCAACCACCTCATGCGCGCGCCGGTGCCGACGACCCTCGCGCTCGCGGTGGGGATGCCGCTGCTGCTGCTGGGGGTGTACCGCCAGGGGGAGCGGCGCCTGCGGGCGTGGCTGGGCGAGGGTTTCGACCGGGACCGCGAACTGCTCGGGCTGATCCGCTCGGGCCAGGTGCACGCTTCGCCCCTCGGGCAGTACCTGCTCTCGTTGCGCACGACCTTCCCCGCCGACCTGGTCGCCGACATGCTGTGCCTGCTGCGGCTGCAGGTCGAACTCTCCCTGCGGGCCAAGGGCACGCTGCTGCTGCGGGCGGAGGGCCTGCGCCCCCGGCCCGATCCGGACCTGCCGGGCAAGCTCGACGAGGTGCGCCATCTCGAGCACCGCATCGGGCGCACCGGGCAGCTG
- a CDS encoding STAS domain-containing protein produces MFEISRDAAGTIHLQGRLDAASVGRARDFFTRVESSAPVDFSALDYIASVGLGVLVAAQRRLRDRGAGLRLTGLSPHLREVLVLAGFEGIFDME; encoded by the coding sequence GTGTTCGAGATCAGCCGCGATGCCGCCGGCACCATCCACCTGCAGGGGCGCCTCGACGCGGCCAGCGTCGGTCGGGCCCGCGACTTCTTCACCCGCGTCGAGTCCTCGGCGCCGGTCGACTTCTCCGCCCTCGACTACATCGCGAGCGTCGGCCTCGGCGTTCTCGTCGCGGCCCAGCGCCGGCTGCGCGATCGCGGCGCCGGCCTGCGCCTGACCGGTCTCAGCCCCCACCTGCGCGAGGTCCTCGTGCTCGCCGGATTCGAGGGCATCTTTGACATGGAATGA